A part of Leptospira congkakensis genomic DNA contains:
- a CDS encoding peptide chain release factor 3 → MSPELIEREVRRRKTFAIIAHPDAGKTTLTEKLLLYGGAIQLAGAVKAKKEGKSATSDWMAMEKERGISITSAALQFEYKNSILNLLDTPGHEDFSEDTYRTLMAADTAVMVLDAGKGVEPQTIKLFRVCRERGIPIITFINKMDRPTKDLYALLDEIEKVLGIKAVPDVWPLGTGFDFKGVYDLRDQQLYLFDRTPGGKQKAVFRMAGPTDPSLDEQFDAEIVTAFREQIDLVENGIGQVDKNSFLLGKETPVYFGSAVNNFGIELFLNKFLELAPGPDHIPLRDGNYLDPVNAPFSAFVFKVQANMNKAHRDRIAFLRICSGVFERGLNVNHNRLDKPVKLSSSFAFFGQDRNTVDTAYPGDIIGLVNPGTYKIGDVLSTGNTPPLRPLPSFAPELFATISCKDTLQLKSFKKGLDQLAEEGILHLFTSRTIGGGVPIIGAMGKLQFEVFQRRLKDEYGADTSIHILPYGISRWVKKEDRSKIPSNANLVEDLFGNMALLFDTEWDMNYFHKNNEGIELLDNPPLED, encoded by the coding sequence ATGTCTCCTGAACTCATAGAACGCGAAGTCCGCCGCCGGAAGACTTTTGCCATCATTGCTCACCCCGATGCGGGAAAAACTACCCTCACTGAAAAGCTCCTTCTTTATGGAGGTGCGATCCAACTTGCTGGTGCGGTAAAAGCCAAAAAGGAAGGAAAATCCGCAACATCCGATTGGATGGCCATGGAAAAGGAAAGGGGGATTTCGATCACCTCCGCTGCCTTACAATTTGAGTATAAAAATAGTATTCTAAACCTTCTCGATACTCCTGGACACGAGGACTTCTCGGAAGACACGTACCGAACCTTAATGGCAGCCGATACTGCTGTGATGGTGCTTGATGCCGGTAAAGGGGTCGAACCCCAAACCATTAAACTTTTCCGAGTTTGTCGAGAACGTGGAATTCCCATCATCACCTTTATCAACAAAATGGATCGTCCGACTAAGGACCTTTATGCGCTTCTCGATGAAATTGAAAAAGTTCTTGGGATCAAGGCAGTTCCTGATGTTTGGCCACTAGGAACGGGTTTTGATTTTAAAGGAGTTTATGACTTAAGGGACCAACAATTGTATTTGTTCGATCGCACACCTGGTGGAAAACAAAAGGCAGTGTTTCGTATGGCAGGTCCGACTGATCCTAGTCTGGACGAACAGTTTGATGCCGAAATTGTCACTGCGTTTCGTGAACAAATTGATTTGGTAGAAAATGGAATTGGTCAAGTTGACAAAAATTCTTTTTTACTAGGAAAGGAAACACCGGTTTACTTTGGTTCGGCGGTCAATAACTTTGGAATCGAACTTTTTTTAAATAAATTTTTAGAGCTAGCACCTGGTCCTGATCACATTCCTCTTCGAGATGGGAATTATTTAGATCCGGTGAATGCACCTTTTAGCGCTTTTGTCTTTAAGGTCCAAGCCAATATGAACAAGGCACATAGAGACCGAATTGCCTTCCTTCGCATTTGTTCTGGTGTTTTTGAAAGAGGTCTTAACGTAAACCATAACCGCTTAGACAAACCGGTTAAGTTATCTTCTAGTTTCGCTTTTTTTGGCCAGGATCGGAACACCGTGGATACAGCTTATCCGGGTGATATCATTGGCCTCGTGAATCCAGGAACATACAAAATTGGAGATGTTCTATCTACTGGAAATACACCACCACTTCGTCCACTCCCAAGTTTTGCTCCTGAACTTTTTGCCACTATTTCTTGTAAGGATACCTTACAACTCAAATCCTTTAAGAAGGGTCTTGACCAGTTGGCAGAAGAAGGAATTCTTCACCTTTTCACCTCACGAACGATTGGTGGTGGAGTTCCTATCATTGGAGCTATGGGCAAACTACAATTCGAAGTTTTCCAACGACGTTTGAAAGATGAATATGGTGCAGATACCTCCATCCATATCCTTCCATACGGAATTTCACGTTGGGTGAAAAAAGAAGATCGTTCCAAAATTCCATCAAACGCTAATTTGGTAGAGGATCTATTTGGAAATATGGCACTTCTTTTTGATACAGAGTGGGATATGAACTATTTCCACAAAAACAACGAAGGAATTGAACTTTTAGACAATCCTCCTTTGGAAGACTGA
- a CDS encoding tetratricopeptide repeat protein, which translates to MFQNLVKSIYFRLFGFVFFVSVSFLMAEPNALEDIGEGKRLQSENNCRKAIQFYQSALQKNRNSIDAKLGVADCSFKLGAFRESKKFYLEILDREPKHIPAVTGLSGIYLLDSDFNAIAKLIDPLLIEYPNHTALRITEAKSLQKQGKLDSAIYKIKTLGTKLEEPPDLLRMLAELYFTKQNFNDSYNSIDSYTKKEPNDPEGFAFKAKVLLYQNYFHPNQLKSVLPIVEETLQNSLNLDPKGEMARFYSVYHDIILSNFTSNKEMKRRAFRTIYELAREFPDNQLYHSLEANLAWELGETKFATYHYRRALQLDDLDELLRFEAEEYSIASEKEESKLRRELGDYRRDRFYSEKYSFYHKSSLFHLKRAKDLSPQTPVIRKELLEFYNQTGEAVKYTNLLLRLREEDPNSFKLQNKLEFSIKNLKESIEFREGYLQIDPNLIQENTVRFSPEVYVFDLESSLPFPYHLQAGRLLGEAIRYNLKQIQSVRVIDGNEFNQIRGLLKESSFHPFSQTLPFAIDDLHLLDTKRRNAVKIRYIVHGKYQIKDGDIRVDVSLYDRDSLRDIATWSTNQRGRDSLPTVIHRIGERIREILPKEGKILKIKKDEVIVSLGKDDGLKKDSKLEFQRKGNTLFQGVITELGKSISSVKPNVRGWEKELATGDDVILPTDSGKEKKGK; encoded by the coding sequence TTGTTCCAGAACCTCGTTAAATCTATTTATTTCCGTTTGTTTGGATTTGTTTTTTTTGTCTCTGTTTCCTTTCTCATGGCAGAACCAAATGCTTTAGAAGATATAGGTGAAGGCAAACGTCTCCAATCGGAAAACAATTGCCGAAAAGCCATTCAGTTTTACCAATCTGCCTTACAAAAGAACCGCAACTCCATAGATGCCAAACTGGGTGTAGCTGATTGTAGTTTTAAACTGGGAGCTTTTCGTGAAAGTAAAAAGTTTTATTTAGAAATTTTAGATCGAGAACCCAAACACATTCCAGCAGTCACTGGCCTTTCTGGAATTTATTTATTAGATTCTGATTTTAATGCAATCGCTAAACTGATTGATCCTTTACTTATCGAATATCCAAACCACACAGCATTACGTATCACAGAAGCAAAGTCCCTACAAAAACAAGGGAAACTGGATTCAGCAATTTATAAAATCAAAACTTTAGGAACAAAATTAGAAGAACCTCCTGATTTACTACGAATGTTGGCTGAACTTTACTTCACCAAACAGAACTTTAACGATTCTTATAATTCTATTGATTCTTATACAAAAAAAGAACCAAACGATCCAGAAGGTTTTGCATTTAAGGCAAAAGTTCTTTTGTATCAAAACTATTTTCATCCGAATCAATTAAAATCGGTATTGCCAATTGTAGAAGAAACCCTTCAAAATTCTCTAAACCTTGATCCCAAGGGAGAAATGGCACGTTTCTATTCGGTATATCACGATATCATTTTGTCAAATTTTACATCTAACAAAGAAATGAAAAGACGTGCATTTCGAACCATATACGAATTAGCTAGAGAATTTCCAGACAACCAACTTTATCATAGCTTAGAAGCAAATTTAGCTTGGGAATTGGGAGAAACAAAATTTGCAACCTATCATTACCGTAGAGCCCTACAACTAGATGACTTAGATGAACTATTACGTTTTGAAGCAGAAGAATATTCGATTGCTTCAGAAAAAGAAGAATCAAAACTTCGAAGAGAACTTGGAGATTACCGAAGAGATCGGTTTTATTCCGAAAAATATTCCTTTTATCACAAAAGTTCACTATTTCATTTGAAAAGAGCAAAAGACCTAAGCCCACAAACTCCCGTTATCCGAAAGGAGTTACTAGAGTTTTATAACCAAACTGGTGAAGCAGTAAAATATACAAATTTATTATTAAGATTACGGGAAGAAGATCCAAACTCCTTCAAACTCCAAAACAAACTAGAATTTTCTATTAAAAACCTTAAAGAGTCTATTGAATTTAGAGAAGGTTATCTCCAAATCGATCCAAACTTAATCCAAGAAAATACAGTTCGTTTCAGTCCCGAAGTTTATGTTTTCGATTTGGAGTCTAGTTTGCCATTTCCTTACCATTTACAAGCGGGAAGATTACTTGGAGAGGCGATTCGTTATAACTTAAAACAAATACAATCAGTACGTGTTATTGATGGGAATGAATTTAACCAAATTCGTGGGCTTTTGAAAGAATCAAGTTTCCATCCATTCTCACAAACCCTTCCTTTTGCAATTGATGACTTACATCTTTTAGATACCAAACGCAGGAATGCTGTTAAAATTCGATATATCGTTCATGGTAAGTATCAGATTAAAGATGGGGACATCCGCGTAGATGTTTCTCTTTATGATAGAGATAGTTTACGAGACATTGCCACTTGGTCCACAAACCAGAGAGGTAGAGATAGTTTGCCTACAGTGATCCATCGTATTGGTGAACGAATTAGAGAAATTCTTCCGAAAGAAGGTAAAATTCTCAAAATTAAAAAAGACGAAGTGATTGTTTCTCTCGGAAAAGATGACGGCTTAAAAAAAGATTCTAAATTAGAGTTTCAAAGAAAAGGAAATACCCTATTTCAGGGAGTCATCACAGAACTTGGGAAATCGATTTCTTCTGTAAAACCAAATGTTCGAGGTTGGGAAAAAGAACTGGCTACTGGAGATGATGTCATTCTACCCACGGACTCTGGTAAAGAGAAGAAAGGTAAGTAA
- a CDS encoding PP2C family protein-serine/threonine phosphatase yields MYSRQRIRELSDNILYVVKTKSFLKLFLSIIAFLIIPYFLLISSMIHSRYREALDWNQRFQLIRIQLLTIDLENQIREQINTDLTNKKNIGYLPLSEFSQIQSHCFPITKDILEIQELTLVRCKWESESNSYLIVSNGKFISIHSAKFLEDALLDSPFSDSNEGLFILNSSGDFGISGFIEDDFLVSEFWKSDVSSFLQTHSNLPSLHESIKEEMDYFVVSFPMYHLPLHLFIVSPKDLVLAPIKESLKRNILILISLFVLSFLFSMVISLREIESKQKLRLLLQEYPYAAILFDPKGKILLENQEIEPNLLVSNLYRDQLSVKEWIEKEASLFLKDDSKLQNDAQNLRKEESEFYSEDGSVYLLEITYQLWFLEQKYKFASGALVLVQNVTKKRLEFETEMAYAKDLQKKYLPNQIIILPHLDYEVLYKPLIQVGGDYYDYIDLGNNRSIFALGDVIGHGVKAAMMMTVLRVLFHQIVKTESDPKQILKKMNEGVSTNFPDPYAFVPFLFLLFDFNKNTIQYGNAGHPGMLHLSKQTKTMECYEKLNPMFGMLLNREPKVLELPLEKGDRFFLFTDGLKDVENSKSEKLYEPELLQFFNSVGSKHMSLIKQELELKIKSYSEGIPFLDDITWIGIEVI; encoded by the coding sequence GTGTATTCTCGACAAAGAATCCGTGAGTTGTCGGATAATATTCTATACGTAGTCAAAACCAAGTCCTTTCTCAAATTATTCCTTTCTATCATCGCGTTTCTCATCATTCCCTATTTCCTTTTGATTTCCTCCATGATTCATTCCAGATATAGAGAAGCATTGGACTGGAACCAAAGATTCCAACTCATTCGGATCCAACTCTTAACAATTGATTTGGAAAACCAAATTCGAGAACAAATTAATACAGATCTTACGAACAAAAAAAATATTGGCTACCTCCCTCTCTCAGAGTTTTCTCAAATCCAATCTCATTGTTTTCCGATCACAAAAGATATTTTAGAAATACAGGAATTAACACTTGTTCGCTGCAAATGGGAATCAGAATCCAATTCTTACCTAATTGTATCGAACGGAAAGTTTATCTCGATTCATTCGGCAAAATTTCTGGAAGATGCTTTGCTTGATTCACCATTTAGCGATTCCAATGAAGGTCTTTTTATCCTAAATAGTTCTGGAGATTTTGGGATATCTGGATTTATAGAAGATGATTTTTTGGTTTCTGAATTTTGGAAGTCAGATGTCAGTTCTTTTCTCCAAACTCATTCCAATTTACCCTCTCTTCATGAATCAATAAAAGAGGAAATGGACTATTTCGTGGTCAGTTTTCCAATGTATCACTTACCACTCCACCTATTCATTGTCAGTCCAAAAGATTTAGTTTTAGCTCCTATTAAGGAATCTTTAAAAAGAAATATTTTAATTCTGATTTCTTTATTTGTATTATCTTTTCTATTTTCAATGGTTATCTCTCTCAGGGAAATTGAATCCAAACAAAAACTTAGACTTCTTTTACAAGAATATCCCTATGCAGCCATTCTATTTGATCCCAAAGGCAAAATCCTATTAGAAAACCAGGAAATTGAACCCAACCTTCTTGTATCAAATCTATACCGAGACCAACTATCGGTAAAGGAATGGATTGAAAAAGAAGCCAGTTTGTTTCTAAAAGACGATTCTAAATTACAAAATGATGCGCAGAACCTAAGGAAAGAAGAATCAGAATTTTATTCAGAGGATGGCTCTGTATATTTATTAGAAATCACATACCAACTTTGGTTTTTAGAACAAAAGTATAAATTTGCCAGTGGAGCCCTTGTTCTTGTTCAAAACGTAACCAAAAAACGTTTGGAATTTGAAACGGAAATGGCTTATGCAAAAGATTTACAAAAAAAATACCTTCCCAACCAAATCATTATACTCCCACATCTAGATTACGAAGTTTTATACAAACCTCTTATCCAAGTTGGAGGTGACTACTATGACTATATTGATTTAGGTAACAATCGTTCTATTTTTGCACTCGGTGATGTGATCGGGCATGGAGTGAAAGCAGCAATGATGATGACCGTACTTCGTGTTTTATTTCACCAAATAGTGAAAACAGAATCGGATCCAAAACAAATCCTAAAAAAAATGAATGAAGGTGTTTCTACAAACTTTCCCGATCCTTATGCCTTTGTTCCCTTCCTTTTTTTACTTTTTGATTTCAACAAAAATACAATTCAATATGGAAATGCAGGCCATCCAGGTATGTTGCATCTTTCAAAACAAACAAAAACTATGGAATGTTATGAAAAATTAAACCCTATGTTTGGGATGTTATTAAACAGAGAACCCAAAGTTTTAGAACTTCCTCTGGAAAAAGGAGACAGGTTTTTTCTTTTTACAGATGGATTGAAGGATGTTGAAAACTCTAAAAGTGAAAAACTCTATGAACCGGAATTACTCCAGTTTTTTAATTCTGTCGGGTCAAAACACATGTCCCTCATCAAACAAGAGTTAGAACTTAAAATCAAATCTTATTCCGAAGGAATCCCATTCCTAGATGATATCACCTGGATTGGGATAGAAGTCATTTAA
- a CDS encoding 6-bladed beta-propeller, whose product MRKLLSFVFLLVSTQIFPLDFPNFSLGEENAKEEFKRGLTYKNLREYSAAKERFQKAVNLKKDFHLARLELANNYYLLGEWEEALDELEILTSKAKNDLLIVNKIEALRLAIAGGVTDKEKVYFKTIEGDSIRGYRFRNPVDITFDEDGNFYVAGFDTSNIIKFNAAGTPISNWRGGITRKLDRPVSLAYYNEKVYVADFVRDEILIFDLSGSFISSFGGSGKGQGQFRGPSSIFIEPNGNIYVADSGNARIQKFNSNGKFILELQGSGRSKLANPSGITVHDNKIYVVDKENLRVIVFDGDGNTLDTIEKPEWKKPRSIRILDNQIFLTDELTGIWTYSLLHGEWKQQNKFRDKKGVYRVLFRPFSTNMDSTGSLYFVDFGKHRIDIFSQKNNLLTNLDLKIESIDTSGFPDIHIYTRVRNRAGKEIVGIDRLSFRIFENDNMTPLFSLARKNKLNDKLSVAMVYENSDGLKKGKLSLEDGLFPFFRSLRDTDKISLYRAGKDSNLVLPETVSLRDILAKIRDSVSEEKYNFGKASIAALQKLSLETGPKALVYLVSGESREDSFLQYQKSRIVAFSKAHSIPIYVLTVNPNPSLEESWSDMTGPTNGRYIVLDGEGEERDLYKKLKSHIDYRYILSYKTDTNPELINRYIKLAIGVEHRGVKGRDEGGYFVPEPR is encoded by the coding sequence TTGAGAAAGTTACTATCGTTTGTCTTTCTATTGGTGAGCACACAAATTTTCCCTCTGGACTTTCCCAACTTTTCCTTGGGGGAAGAGAATGCCAAGGAAGAATTCAAACGCGGCCTCACTTATAAAAATTTAAGAGAGTATTCCGCAGCGAAAGAACGATTTCAAAAAGCTGTTAATTTAAAGAAAGATTTCCATTTGGCTAGGTTAGAACTTGCCAACAATTACTATTTGTTAGGCGAATGGGAAGAAGCACTGGATGAATTAGAAATTCTAACTTCAAAAGCCAAAAATGATCTATTAATCGTAAACAAAATTGAAGCACTTCGCCTCGCCATTGCCGGTGGGGTCACAGATAAAGAAAAAGTATATTTTAAAACTATTGAAGGTGATTCAATTCGAGGATATAGATTTCGTAATCCAGTAGATATTACTTTTGATGAAGATGGGAATTTCTACGTAGCAGGATTTGATACTTCAAATATTATTAAGTTCAATGCGGCAGGTACACCAATCTCCAATTGGAGAGGTGGAATCACTCGAAAGTTAGATCGTCCTGTTTCCTTAGCCTACTATAACGAAAAAGTTTATGTAGCAGACTTTGTCCGCGATGAGATCTTAATTTTTGATTTGTCTGGAAGTTTCATTTCCTCCTTCGGCGGTTCCGGAAAAGGACAAGGACAGTTTAGAGGCCCCTCCTCTATTTTTATTGAACCCAATGGAAACATTTATGTAGCCGATTCTGGGAATGCAAGGATTCAAAAATTCAACTCCAATGGAAAATTTATTTTAGAACTACAGGGATCGGGACGTTCCAAACTGGCGAATCCATCTGGAATTACCGTTCACGATAATAAGATTTATGTTGTAGATAAAGAAAACCTAAGAGTGATTGTATTTGATGGAGATGGAAACACTTTAGATACCATTGAAAAACCTGAATGGAAAAAACCAAGAAGCATTCGCATTCTTGATAATCAGATTTTTTTAACAGACGAGTTAACCGGAATTTGGACCTATTCATTGTTACATGGTGAATGGAAACAACAAAACAAATTTCGAGACAAAAAAGGTGTTTATCGAGTTTTGTTTCGTCCCTTTTCCACCAATATGGATTCCACAGGAAGTTTGTATTTTGTTGACTTTGGAAAACATAGAATTGATATTTTTTCGCAAAAAAACAACCTTCTCACCAATTTAGATTTAAAAATTGAATCCATTGATACATCTGGATTTCCGGACATTCATATCTATACTCGAGTTCGTAATCGTGCCGGAAAAGAAATTGTTGGAATCGACCGTTTGAGTTTTCGAATTTTTGAAAATGATAACATGACACCGCTTTTTTCCTTAGCTAGAAAAAACAAATTAAATGATAAACTATCTGTAGCGATGGTTTATGAAAATAGTGATGGTTTAAAAAAAGGAAAATTATCCTTAGAAGATGGACTTTTCCCTTTCTTTCGATCTCTTCGCGATACAGACAAAATCAGCCTATACAGAGCTGGGAAAGATAGCAATTTAGTATTACCAGAGACGGTATCCTTACGAGACATCCTTGCTAAAATTAGAGATAGTGTTTCAGAAGAAAAATACAATTTCGGAAAAGCAAGTATTGCAGCCTTACAAAAGTTATCTTTAGAAACAGGCCCTAAAGCTCTAGTTTATTTGGTTTCAGGGGAAAGTAGAGAGGATAGTTTTTTACAATATCAAAAATCGAGAATTGTTGCTTTTTCCAAAGCACATTCCATACCGATTTATGTTTTAACTGTAAATCCCAATCCCAGCTTAGAAGAATCTTGGTCGGATATGACGGGACCAACAAACGGACGCTATATTGTTTTGGATGGCGAAGGTGAAGAACGAGACCTTTACAAAAAACTAAAATCACATATAGATTACCGTTATATTTTATCTTATAAAACGGATACAAATCCAGAATTAATCAACAGATACATTAAACTTGCCATTGGTGTAGAACACCGAGGTGTTAAAGGTAGAGACGAAGGAGGATATTTTGTTCCAGAACCTCGTTAA
- a CDS encoding FecR domain-containing protein → MNFQNFLIFSNLYRRKRWKETSAFFIGEPLRFPFSFYLFLFIILTSFSPISVFAESKPIIQPPDGDGITIIVEKGQTLSIISKTYLDDPRKWKELLKSNQIDNPNLIIPGMKLWIPKSLGKKPLADIQRYSGKTEVLKVSQKKSDWAGATLGEGLYAKDEVRTFKESEAQFLLLSGSRFEITENSHVIMEKGKSDTEPDELYLRRGRIRSLIQKKPSSNQRMFLLKTDAAVSEVRGTDFVTEVDASGNTTLSCYEGLVAVTAENVTVNVASGFATFVEKGKPPLKPFTLPDPPKPKEE, encoded by the coding sequence ATGAATTTTCAAAATTTCCTCATCTTTAGTAATCTGTATCGAAGGAAAAGGTGGAAGGAAACTTCCGCCTTTTTTATTGGGGAACCACTCCGTTTCCCTTTCTCTTTTTATCTTTTTCTTTTTATCATTTTAACAAGCTTCTCGCCTATCTCAGTTTTTGCTGAATCGAAACCAATCATCCAACCTCCGGATGGAGATGGAATCACGATCATAGTGGAAAAAGGCCAAACCTTAAGTATCATTTCCAAAACCTATTTGGATGATCCAAGGAAGTGGAAAGAACTTCTGAAATCCAATCAAATCGATAATCCCAATCTCATCATTCCAGGAATGAAGTTATGGATCCCAAAAAGTCTGGGTAAAAAACCCTTAGCAGACATCCAAAGATATTCAGGAAAAACTGAAGTTCTAAAAGTATCTCAAAAAAAATCTGATTGGGCTGGGGCTACTCTTGGAGAAGGACTTTATGCTAAGGATGAAGTTAGAACCTTCAAAGAATCAGAAGCACAGTTTCTTTTGTTATCAGGATCACGGTTTGAAATTACAGAAAACAGCCATGTGATTATGGAAAAAGGAAAATCAGATACGGAACCAGATGAACTCTACTTACGTAGAGGAAGAATTCGTTCCCTGATTCAGAAAAAACCATCATCTAACCAACGTATGTTTCTCTTAAAAACAGACGCGGCAGTATCTGAGGTTCGAGGAACCGATTTTGTGACTGAGGTTGATGCTTCTGGAAACACAACTTTAAGTTGTTACGAGGGACTTGTGGCTGTAACAGCCGAAAATGTCACTGTGAATGTTGCTTCCGGATTTGCTACCTTTGTAGAAAAAGGAAAACCTCCGTTAAAACCATTTACTTTACCGGACCCACCAAAACCAAAAGAAGAATGA
- a CDS encoding LBF_2017 N-terminal domain-containing protein produces the protein MNLIFRFQFSFIFSFLVATGTPIFSESKTIRFTLEPDREDIIQYEFELWKQTSFDLEIPFRVLSNPGKIQLFIPNGYEYFRIRAVAKRQVRGFWTDLYAVGSFGQPKPKEPTKVVSRKPNTADVLVPISNAKGTNHFFLTENKIQVKPILIHPMKTSVRYRLNGGAWKVTKLPELSFSKDGDYKLEYQVTNELGVSDSMQVWEFSVDNTPPKTEFHWQPETYKKSSIQYVSKNTNLQLNAIDEGSGLDTIRFRTICGKNLQSEWFEWDPKNSWMGILNSCTNDLEIEISAIDRLGNEEIPNKIYLKQNNQGN, from the coding sequence ATGAATCTTATATTCCGTTTCCAGTTTTCTTTCATTTTCTCTTTCTTGGTGGCGACAGGCACTCCAATATTTTCCGAATCAAAAACCATACGTTTTACTTTAGAACCGGATAGAGAAGATATCATCCAATACGAATTTGAATTATGGAAACAAACTTCTTTTGATTTAGAAATTCCCTTCCGTGTGCTTTCCAATCCTGGTAAAATTCAACTTTTTATTCCTAATGGATATGAATACTTTCGCATTCGTGCCGTTGCCAAACGCCAAGTCCGAGGATTTTGGACGGATTTGTATGCCGTAGGTTCCTTTGGACAACCGAAACCAAAAGAACCTACAAAAGTAGTGTCTCGTAAACCCAATACGGCAGATGTACTTGTTCCCATTAGCAATGCAAAAGGAACCAATCATTTCTTTTTGACCGAAAACAAAATCCAAGTAAAACCTATCCTCATACATCCAATGAAAACATCCGTTCGATATCGTTTGAACGGAGGAGCATGGAAAGTAACCAAACTTCCCGAACTTAGTTTTTCGAAAGATGGAGATTATAAATTAGAATATCAAGTCACAAATGAACTAGGGGTTTCTGATTCTATGCAGGTTTGGGAATTTAGTGTAGACAACACTCCACCAAAAACTGAGTTCCATTGGCAGCCAGAAACTTATAAAAAGTCATCCATTCAATACGTTTCAAAAAATACAAATCTCCAACTGAATGCTATCGATGAGGGTTCGGGGCTTGATACCATTCGGTTTCGCACAATCTGTGGAAAAAATTTACAATCAGAATGGTTCGAGTGGGATCCAAAAAATTCCTGGATGGGTATTCTCAATTCTTGTACGAATGATTTGGAAATTGAAATTTCAGCCATAGATCGATTGGGCAATGAAGAGATTCCTAATAAAATTTATCTGAAACAAAACAACCAAGGGAACTAA
- a CDS encoding FcpA-related putative periplasmic flagellar protein: MKFPSLFFWISLTFLGFYSLSSKETKPSAITENRVESILPTTPESGSPWGEDSRKLETIPILNLIDEKNSQKRWQEANKEYSSAIEHFELGRKIVEKNREDSKKEIYYEDRYEWQKQVRKDNKEKEFQKQIFDLRTQTIGKLVKGMNFLDKIENPKVKESAPYLDLKSGIYREYIKHQEAFKNYLQVIDFTHRYIELTSKNETEAEPHRLLALSYEKMEQTAVKSKNQELYYEFKGLKKKHLLRFAEIHYGRDSKEYAAIEEKVGKDF, from the coding sequence ATGAAATTTCCTAGTTTATTTTTTTGGATTTCTTTGACTTTCCTAGGATTTTATTCCCTTAGTTCCAAAGAAACGAAACCATCTGCAATTACAGAAAATCGGGTGGAATCCATTCTGCCAACAACACCAGAATCAGGATCTCCTTGGGGTGAAGATTCTCGGAAACTGGAAACAATCCCAATTCTTAATTTGATTGATGAAAAGAATTCTCAAAAACGTTGGCAAGAAGCAAACAAAGAATATTCCAGTGCTATCGAACATTTTGAATTAGGTAGAAAAATCGTCGAAAAAAATCGAGAAGACTCCAAAAAAGAAATTTATTACGAAGATCGTTATGAGTGGCAAAAACAAGTTCGAAAAGATAACAAAGAAAAGGAATTTCAAAAACAAATTTTCGATTTAAGAACTCAAACCATAGGAAAATTAGTTAAGGGAATGAACTTTTTAGATAAAATTGAAAATCCAAAGGTAAAAGAAAGTGCACCCTATTTGGATTTAAAATCTGGAATTTATAGAGAATACATCAAACACCAAGAAGCCTTCAAAAACTATTTACAAGTAATTGATTTTACCCATCGGTATATAGAACTAACTTCAAAAAATGAAACAGAAGCTGAACCACATAGGCTCCTCGCATTATCTTATGAGAAAATGGAACAAACAGCCGTTAAATCTAAAAATCAAGAGTTGTATTACGAGTTTAAAGGATTAAAGAAAAAACACTTACTGCGATTTGCGGAAATTCACTATGGACGCGATTCCAAAGAATACGCAGCCATAGAAGAAAAAGTGGGAAAAGATTTTTAA
- a CDS encoding methylglyoxal synthase, with protein MEITKKIVLIAHDNRKEDLLDWVKYNRGTLSKHHLSATGTTGKLIHEQIGLPVFRFISGPLGGDQQIGSKIVEDGIDFMVFFWDPLSAQPHDPDVKALLRIAVLYNIPMACNRSSADFLISSPLMETEYNRQLIDYGSRLPAKA; from the coding sequence ATGGAAATCACCAAAAAGATCGTTCTGATTGCTCATGATAACAGAAAAGAAGACTTACTCGATTGGGTAAAATACAATCGCGGCACTTTGAGCAAACACCATCTCTCCGCCACGGGAACTACTGGAAAGTTAATCCATGAACAAATTGGCCTTCCTGTCTTCCGATTCATCTCAGGACCTCTCGGTGGCGACCAACAGATTGGATCAAAAATTGTAGAAGATGGAATTGATTTTATGGTTTTTTTCTGGGATCCTCTATCTGCCCAACCACATGATCCAGACGTAAAAGCATTACTTCGTATTGCAGTATTGTATAATATTCCAATGGCTTGTAACAGATCCAGCGCCGATTTTTTAATTTCGTCACCTCTTATGGAAACTGAATACAATAGGCAGTTGATTGATTATGGATCAAGACTACCCGCAAAAGCATAA